Sequence from the Cucumis sativus cultivar 9930 chromosome 1, Cucumber_9930_V3, whole genome shotgun sequence genome:
TGCAGTTGAAGAACCATAATCTGTTCATATACGAGTTTATCATTCGTATTTGGAACCCATTGCCGACTTTGCGAACGCAGGAAGACTAAACGCAGCAGTATGAATCTAAACAGCAGAATTGAACAGCCAAATTAGTTGGATCTTATAAGGGGCCTATGAACAATTGCGAGCAAAAAGTAAGAAGAAATCACCTCTGAGTTGTAGAACTTGGGGGGTCCTTGCGCAACACCAAAATTACTTGGATCCAGCGGATTCACCGGGCGTTTGAAGTCGACTGATGGACCGGCAGTTGAACAGAGCATGAAGCCAATCGAGCCACTGAATTTGGATCATTTAGCAGGAGAAAAAAAGCAATCAGAAAAGTGCAGATTGTgcaaaaacataaacatgaaGAAGTTTGGAAATGAAACAAAGGGTTCATTTTGAATGGGTTTGCCTTGCATATGAAGGGACAGAGGTCCAAGCATAGTTTACAGAGCCTTTGAAGATGTTACGACAGAGAGTTATGGTGTCTTCCATGGCGAAATTGTTCAGCCATATGCTGTCAGCCGGAGTCGACAATACTCCACCAGGCTTCAACGCCTTTGCTATTGATTTAAGTAAATCTTCATTTGAAAGCTCATTTGCATAAACCCCTGATATCCACATTCAATTATATAGGCATCAACTCCTCATTAGAACtatacattaaatttaaattttagattaaaacaA
This genomic interval carries:
- the LOC116402410 gene encoding spermidine synthase 1-like, which translates into the protein MGVYANELSNEDLLKSIAKALKPGGVLSTPADSIWLNNFAMEDTITLCRNIFKGSVNYAWTSVPSYASGSIGFMLCSTAGPSVDFKRPVNPLDPSNFGVAQGPPKFYNSEIHTAAFSLPAFAKSAMGSKYE